Below is a window of Halomicrobium mukohataei DSM 12286 DNA.
CATACTTATTTACCTTCTTGGAGTGAATGCTGCCAAACGACGTTCCACATCCGCCTGAACGGTTCTGTTATCCGTTTCTCCTGTACTTACCGAAGCTACTCACAACATCGAGGAGCAGAAGAAACAATCCACTTCGATAAGGTAGCTCACGACCGACGACAGGGACAAATCTGCTGAATCCTCTACCTGTATCTCGCCGCATCGAGGATGTTCCATTACTTAGTCGTCGTCAGCGGTGTACGCGCCGTCTCGACGCTTGATACGCGCGACGACAAGCCGCTGGTCGTCCTGACGGAAGGTCACAGAGAGCCGAAACCCCCCGATGCGTATTTTCTTGTGCGGACTGTTCTGGAGTGGCTCCCCGTAGTCGGGCGGGTCGCGCCACGGCGAGGAGACGATTTCATCGAGCTTGTCGAGTATCCGGTCTTGGTCGGCGGGGGAAAGTCCATCAAGGTCGTTCTCGGCTTTCGAGGAGAGTTCCCACGTCCACCCGTCGTCACTCATCGCTCGTGCCGAACCGCTCGCGGGCTTCCTCCGCGCTCGTCGTCCGTTCCTCGCGGATGTCCTCCTCCGCTTCGAGCAGGGCGACGAGTTCGTCGCGGTCGAACGTCGGGAACTCGACGGCGTCTCGAAGCGTGTACCGGATGAACTCGCTCCGACTGTTGAACCCGCGTCCTTGCCACGTATCGTCTATCTGTTCGAGGAACGACTCGGTGAGCTTGAAGTTCACCGTGGCGATGTCGTCTCCGCCGTCGTCGTTTGTGGCCGCTTCAGACATATAGACGTAATACGCTGGTCTTACCAATAGTCGTTTCGGCAACACTCTATTCGCCGCGTAATCGTCGTGAATGGCCGTATCGAGGGATATTCTATCAGTTTCCTGACTACACTTCACTCGTTCCTCTGCGAGCGCAGATTAGCGAAATCAGTGCGTCCCTGAGGGGATGCGCTCCCGGTCAACTTCGGGGCTATCCCGCCGCAGTCTGCGGGTTGATTTGTGTGTGCTGACAGTTTGGAGGATCACTATACAGCGAGGGATACCCTGTTTAGTGAGACAAGGCTGTTTTGAATATGTTGTGTTCAAGACAGACAAATCCGTAAAGTGTGTACAAGGAGTGTACGGCAGAAAGAGCCTAGGCCGGGATTTGAACCCGGGCTCTCGTCCTTACCAAGGACGCGCTTTACCTCTAAGCTACCCAGGCGCGCATTCATCCGTTGTCCGGAGTTGTCTTTAGGCGTTACGATTCGGGGACGGCACGCCACTCTCTCTCAGTGGTCGGCCGAGGTGCGGACGCCGTCGGCGCTCGTGGCGTCGTTCGTCAGCGTCGCGAGCGTCTCGCGGACGTCCTCGTCGGCGAACGTCTCGACGGGTGGCAGCCCGTCGGTCACGAGGTCGCTGGCGTACTCACGCAGGCGTGGCGTGGGTCGGTTCCCGGCGGCGGTGACGCCGGCCACGGCGGCGAGTTCGAGCACGTCGGCCTCGAGGTTCCGATCGAGCGTGGGGTCGTCGGTTTCGCGGCGGACGGTCTGGTCGGTACCGAACGCCCGGACCACGTCGACGGCGGCGTCGGCGGCCTCCGTTCGGGCCAGCAGGTAGAACCCACGCGAGACGAGGATGTCGGCGATGAGAACGTCCAGGTCGGCGGCGTCGCGGTCGCCGCCCGCCCAGGGGTCGTCGTGGGCGAGCGCCCGCGTCAGCCGGAGTCCCTCGTAGATCAACTGGACACCGGCGGCGCGGTCGCTGATGCCGTCGAGCTGTCCATCGCAGCCGGCGGCGCTCGCGCTGACGAGCGTGCAGACGCCGGGCGTCATCGAGGCGGCGTCGAGCCGGTCCTCGATACGGTCGCGCAGACGAGCGGGGTCGACGTCGTCGACTGCCGCCAGTGCGGCTCGTCGGACCGCAGCGGCTTCCTCCATTACCTTCGCCTAGCGACGGGAAGGGCAAAGACCTTTGGAAACGTCGGATCGGGCATGGGGACGATACGGACCGAGCGGACGGGCGAGGTACTGGTCGTGACGATCGACCGGCCCGACAGCCGCAACGCGCTGACGGCCGACGCGCTGGCGGTGCTGCGAGATCGACTCGCGGACGCGAGCGCGCCGGTAGTCGCAGTTCGGGGCGCTGGGTCGGCGTTCTGTGCCGGCGCGGATCTGGCCACCGTCGACGCCCTCGACGGAGACGACGCGCGTTCGTTCTCGCGGCTGGGCCAGGCCGTCGCGGACGCGCTGGCTGGCTACGACGGGGCGACCGTCGCGGCCATCGACGGGCCGGCACGCGGCGGGGGCGTCGAACTCGCGCTGGCCTGTGACCTGCGGGTCTGTACGCCCCGCTCGACGTTCGCCGAGTCGGGCGTGACGCTGGGGCTGTTCGGCGCGTGGGGCGGGACCGATCGGCTGGTCGGCACCGTCGGCCGGAGCGTGGCGATGGACCTCTCGCTGTCCGGTCGCGTCGTCGACGCCGAGGAGGCACTGCGGGTCGGCCTGGTTTCGCGGATCGTCGACGATCCTCTGGCGGTCGCACACGCGGTCGCCGACAACGACGCCGGAGCGGTCCGGACGATCAAGGGGCTGCTCGCCGAGCCGGCCGACGGCGACCGCCAGTTCGAGCGGGAACGCGAGGCGTTCGCGGCCCTCGTCGAAGCGCGGGCCAAGCGCAAGGATTGAAGCCGTCGCACGCGCACCACGAGACAATGGTTGACTGTGAGTACTGTGACGGGTCCTTCGACAGCGAGGACGCGTACCTCGATCACCTCGGCAGCGCCCACGAGGGTGAGCTGGGGTCGATCGATCAGCGGCGGGTCGCCGAACACGACGGGAGCGACGAGAGCCCGAGCCTCTCGCTGGGGCCGGCTATCCTGATCGGTGTCGTCGGCTTCTCGATCGCGGTCGTGGTCTACGTCGTCGTCTTCATGGGCGCGGGCGGTGGTGGATCGAGTCTCCCAGACAGCGGCGATCAGGCGGTCGTCTCGCAGGTGACGACTCAGGAGTCCGAGGGGCGGACCCACGTCGACCGGGGCACGGAGCTCACCTACGAGCACATGCCGCCGACCTCCGGGCCACACTACGCCGACTGGGCGACGGGGGGGTACTACGACGACGAGACGGCCCCGCCGCTGGGTGAGGTCGTCCACGCGCTGGAACACGGGGCGATCGTCGTCTACTACGACCCCGACGGTATCGATCCGGACGTTCGCGAGAGCTTCCGGCAGTACGGCAATCGCTACACGGACGACTTCATGAGCTTCCTCGCGGTCCCGACGCCGGTCGAGGACCCGGAGGCGACCTACGTCCTGACGGCCTGGACCAAGCGCCTCGACATGGACGAGTACGACGAAGAGACCATGCGGCAGTTCATGGCAGAGTACATCGGTCGCGGGCCCGAGCAGCGGGTCCGCTGACGCCTCGCCCGTCCGAGCCGTCACCGGCGGTCAGAACAGCGGGTCGGGACCCGGCGGCGCGGCGCGCTTGTGCTCGCTCCCCTCGTAGAGGGTCCTGACGTGTTCGACGGCGTCCTCGTCGACGCCGATCTCGGCGGCCGTCGCCGAGGCGGAGACGCCGCCCTCGACGTGGAGCGCGAGGATCGAATCGAGCGTCGGGTAGTCGATGCCCAGCTCCGCCTCGTCGGTCTGGTCGAGCCACATCTCGGCGCTCGCGGTCTTCTCCGCGAGGTCGTCCGGGACGCCGACGTGTGTGGCGAGCTGGCGGACCTGGCCCTTATACAGGTTCGCGATCGGGTGGCAGTCCACGGCACCGTCGCCGTACTTGGTGAAGTAGCCCACCAGCGCCTCGCTTCGGTTGCCCGTCCCGAGGACGATCGAGTCCCGGTGGTTGGCGGCGAGGTAGTTCAGTACGGCCCGACAGCGCACCCGGAGGTTGCCGACGGCGAGCTGATCGCCCTCGGCGTCGGGGTACCCGTCGAGGAAGGCGTCGGCGATCGGTTCGACCTCGATCACGTCGTACTCGATGTCCAGCAGCTCGCTGGCGACGCGCTCGGCGTCGCTCATGTTCGCCTCGCGGTTGACCTCGCTGGGCATCACCAGCCCGTAGACGTTCGCTGCGCCCAGCGCCTCGACGGCCAGATGCGAGGTGAGCGTGCTGTCGATCCCACCGGAGAGCCCGATGATCGCCGTCTCGACGCCGGCCGCGTCGGCCTGCTCGGCGATGAAGTCGGTGATGTGGTCGCGATACGCTTCCAGTTCCGCCTCGGAGAGAGTCAGATCCAGCGGATCGTCGGCTCGCTGGACCGGTTTCGCTTCTGCCATCGTATCCCGAAGAAGGGACGCTAGCGACTAATACCCCACCGAGTCGCCCCCAGGAGTGGACGATCGGTCAGTCTCAGGTGTCGCTGCGACGTTCCTCAGTGTCGAGACTCGGCGGGTATGATATGGGCCTATGTGCAGGCGACACGTGCTTGCCGGCAGCTGTCACATTCGTCAGTGGGCATTGGATGCCCACAGACACGAATAAAATGTATCAAGTAAATCTCGAACGAGATATCCACATGTCGGGTACACTTTCTGATTGATAGATCAAGGAGTGAGCTGGCTGTAGCAAGAACTGATTACAAAGATATCATATATCGGCAGAGGGACACTGGAAATGAATAGTTAGAGATTTGACAGATCTACAACCTTGTTAATCATCCCGCAGTTTGGGGTGTGTCCTAGCACGGTTGAGCTGTTGATTTAGGAACAGTAGAACTGATCCCTCTCAGCTCAGTCTGACAATTGGAAGAATATCTTCTCTTTACGATTTCACACCAATACCAATTTGATAAAATAAAAATGGTATAAGAACTATGGAAAGTGTGAGAGAAAAAGTAACAACTGAGAGGATTATCGGGAGTTCGACGTACCAAACTGTATCGGGCACGATTGGTCCCATTGCAAATATAATGACCACTGCGACGGCTAGGGAAACCATTCCTGCGAAGAATATCTCTAACCGGCTTGACCATGCGCTCTCTCGCATGAGGAGATACTCTTTCGGCGGAATTTCCATATTCCACACACTAATTCGACTGTGATAAATGTGCGGGACACTCCGCAGGCGGTGTTCAGATAAGCAGCAGCACTGACTGACATATAGACACCGAAAGCCCTCGGCACGCTCGGCGGTTCTGTGGCGGATATCTTCACTGCGTTCGATAGTGCCGCCGCAGAACCGCCGACCGCACCTCGCCCTTTCATCCACCAGGAATCGGCTGGTTCACCGTCTGAAACCTGGCGGATGAAAGGGCGAGTGCTGCGTGACGGCGGAGCCGTCACGTTATAGCCGGCCGGTTCCACCGGCCGGCCCTTGCGGGAACCCCGGCGAAGTCTGCTCACGGGCGCAAAGCGCCCGTTCGCACGGCCAGAGGGACTCGGAGAGTCCCTCTCGGCAAGCACGCGGAGCGCGCGCAGCGAGCCGCGGGACCGCAACTGCACGAGGGCTTTCGGTGCCTCGACGATGCTACTCTCGATCTCTTATCTGAACACTACCACTCCGCAGCAGGTTGCAATCTTTCTGATTGGCGAGTGAATGTGGCTGCCGAAATCAGTCGCTCGACTCCAGCGGCTCCACGAACTCCAGCACGTACCCCTCGGGGTCCTCGACGAAGGCGACGTAGGCGTCGGCCGGTTCGATCACGGTGGGTGCGGTGACGACGGTCGCGCCCTGCTCTGTGGCGCGCTCGACCATCGCCTCGGTGTCGTCGACGGTGAGTGCGACGTGGTCGACGTCCGCGCGGTTGGGCGCGATCGGCGTCGTGCGGTCGGGGTCGTGCCGGAGCTGCAACTCGCCGTGGTCGCCGCCGACGTAGACGTTCTCGACCCCGTCGAGCGTGAACGACCACTGTCGTTCCAGCCCCAGTTCGGTGTAGAACTCGACCGCGCGATCCATCTCCGAGACCCACAGCGCGACGTGTGCAACGTCCATGATCGGACGTGCGCGGCCCGGTAGTTGTGTGTATCGACTCGGTAGCGCTCCGATAAGAGAGTGAGGGCCGAGGGCTTTCGGTGTTTGCACACCGGTATCTCGGCTGCGCATGTGAACAGGACCACCGACTCCGGCGGGCCAGTTTTCGCGGCCGGCGTGTCAGAAGCTTGCCGTTGACTACTTGGTCAGTCCCCACGACCCCCGTGTATGGAGTACACGACACTCGGCTCGACCGGGATCGAGGTCTCGAAGATCTGTCTGGGCTGTATGAGCTTTGGCAGCGGCGACGAGTGGATGCTCGACCGGGACGACTCCGAGGCGCTGATCGAGCGCGCGCTCGAACTCGGGATCAACTTCTTCGACACGGCCAACGTCTACTCGACGGGCGAGAGCGAGGCGATCCTCGGCGACGTGCTCGGCGAGTACGACCGCGACGAGCAGGTCGTCGCCACGAAGGTGTTCGGCGAGATGGGCGACGATCCCAACAGGCAGGGGCTCTCGCGGAAGGCGATCGAACAGGAGCTGTCGGCCTCGCTGGACCGGCTGGGCATGGACACCGTCGATCTCTACCAGATCCACCGCTGGGACTACGACACGCCCATCGAGACGACGCTACGGGCGCTGGACGACGCCGTGCGGCGCGGCCAGGTGCGTCACATCGGAGCGTCGTCGATGTGGGCCCACCAGTTCCAGCGGGCCCTGCACGTCAGCCAGCGGGAGGGGCTGGCCCGCTTCGAGACGATGCAGGACCTCTATCACCTCACCTACCGCGAGGAGGAACGCGAGATGTATCCCGTCTGCGAGCAGTGGGACGTGGGCGTCATCCCGTGGAGCCCCCTCGGCGCGGGCTATCTGACCCGCCCCCACGAGGCGTTCACTCGCACGACGCGGGGCGAACACGAGAAGGAGAACATCGGGCTCCCCTACGACGAGGGGCCGGGGAGTCGGGAGATCAACGAGCGCGTTCAGGAACTGGCCGACGAGAAGGGCGTGACGATGGCCCAGATCGCGCTGGCCTGGCACTTCGAGAACGAGTACACCGACGCGCCGATCCTCGGCACGTCGAGCATCGAACACCTCGAAGCGGCCGTCGAAGCACTGGAGATCGACCTCTCGGCGTCGGAGATGGAGTACCTCGAAGAACCGTACGAGCCGGTCCCGGTGTACGGCCACGAGTGATACTGCCGGCTGTCGACCTGTGACCGATTTCGCCACCCGTAGCGACCCCCGCCACGCGGTAACGAACGGGGAGCGGGTCCGATACGTCACGCCAAAGCTCACTCGACGGCGTCCCAGCCCGGCGTCGGCGGTGCACCGTCGTCGTCCTCGATCTTGCGTGCGCAGTCGGGGTCCGGTGCCGGCTCGCCGACCGCGTCGGCGATCGTCTGCCAGCGCTCGATCGTTCGCCCGGTCCACGACGGTGCGTCCCGTGCGCGCTCGTGGTACCGCTCGTACCAGTCGTCGCTGACGG
It encodes the following:
- a CDS encoding type II toxin-antitoxin system RelE family toxin, which codes for MSDDGWTWELSSKAENDLDGLSPADQDRILDKLDEIVSSPWRDPPDYGEPLQNSPHKKIRIGGFRLSVTFRQDDQRLVVARIKRRDGAYTADDD
- a CDS encoding ribbon-helix-helix domain-containing protein, coding for MSEAATNDDGGDDIATVNFKLTESFLEQIDDTWQGRGFNSRSEFIRYTLRDAVEFPTFDRDELVALLEAEEDIREERTTSAEEARERFGTSDE
- a CDS encoding DUF7114 family protein; this translates as MEEAAAVRRAALAAVDDVDPARLRDRIEDRLDAASMTPGVCTLVSASAAGCDGQLDGISDRAAGVQLIYEGLRLTRALAHDDPWAGGDRDAADLDVLIADILVSRGFYLLARTEAADAAVDVVRAFGTDQTVRRETDDPTLDRNLEADVLELAAVAGVTAAGNRPTPRLREYASDLVTDGLPPVETFADEDVRETLATLTNDATSADGVRTSADH
- a CDS encoding enoyl-CoA hydratase/isomerase family protein, encoding MGTIRTERTGEVLVVTIDRPDSRNALTADALAVLRDRLADASAPVVAVRGAGSAFCAGADLATVDALDGDDARSFSRLGQAVADALAGYDGATVAAIDGPARGGGVELALACDLRVCTPRSTFAESGVTLGLFGAWGGTDRLVGTVGRSVAMDLSLSGRVVDAEEALRVGLVSRIVDDPLAVAHAVADNDAGAVRTIKGLLAEPADGDRQFEREREAFAALVEARAKRKD
- a CDS encoding DUF3105 domain-containing protein gives rise to the protein MVDCEYCDGSFDSEDAYLDHLGSAHEGELGSIDQRRVAEHDGSDESPSLSLGPAILIGVVGFSIAVVVYVVVFMGAGGGGSSLPDSGDQAVVSQVTTQESEGRTHVDRGTELTYEHMPPTSGPHYADWATGGYYDDETAPPLGEVVHALEHGAIVVYYDPDGIDPDVRESFRQYGNRYTDDFMSFLAVPTPVEDPEATYVLTAWTKRLDMDEYDEETMRQFMAEYIGRGPEQRVR
- a CDS encoding NAD+ synthase; protein product: MAEAKPVQRADDPLDLTLSEAELEAYRDHITDFIAEQADAAGVETAIIGLSGGIDSTLTSHLAVEALGAANVYGLVMPSEVNREANMSDAERVASELLDIEYDVIEVEPIADAFLDGYPDAEGDQLAVGNLRVRCRAVLNYLAANHRDSIVLGTGNRSEALVGYFTKYGDGAVDCHPIANLYKGQVRQLATHVGVPDDLAEKTASAEMWLDQTDEAELGIDYPTLDSILALHVEGGVSASATAAEIGVDEDAVEHVRTLYEGSEHKRAAPPGPDPLF
- a CDS encoding VOC family protein, which translates into the protein MDVAHVALWVSEMDRAVEFYTELGLERQWSFTLDGVENVYVGGDHGELQLRHDPDRTTPIAPNRADVDHVALTVDDTEAMVERATEQGATVVTAPTVIEPADAYVAFVEDPEGYVLEFVEPLESSD
- a CDS encoding aldo/keto reductase produces the protein MEYTTLGSTGIEVSKICLGCMSFGSGDEWMLDRDDSEALIERALELGINFFDTANVYSTGESEAILGDVLGEYDRDEQVVATKVFGEMGDDPNRQGLSRKAIEQELSASLDRLGMDTVDLYQIHRWDYDTPIETTLRALDDAVRRGQVRHIGASSMWAHQFQRALHVSQREGLARFETMQDLYHLTYREEEREMYPVCEQWDVGVIPWSPLGAGYLTRPHEAFTRTTRGEHEKENIGLPYDEGPGSREINERVQELADEKGVTMAQIALAWHFENEYTDAPILGTSSIEHLEAAVEALEIDLSASEMEYLEEPYEPVPVYGHE